A single window of Rhizobium sp. CCGE531 DNA harbors:
- a CDS encoding sugar ABC transporter ATP-binding protein: MTMSETASNDIILRLEDVSKVYSGIVAVKHANLELHRGAVNVLVGENGAGKSTLMKIIAGVERPTAGRILLEGEEVSFDNPAAAQARGIGMIFQELNLFANMTVAENIFATREITRGVFGIDHKAQVVKANEFLDRLDAGIDAETMVEDLPIGQQQLVEIAKAISLNARILIMDEPTSALSAAEVDILFKVIAELKAQGVAIVYISHRLEELMRIGDYITVLRDGQITGQAMVRDIDTKWIVRSMIGSDAKDFARDGGHAIGKEAFRAEEISLPRRTGGLAVDHVSLSVRAGEILGIYGLMGAGRSEFFECVMGRHTHSTGRIYIDGVEVRARDTTRRIRRGLALIPEDRQREGLVQVLSIASNLTLASLGRFARLLFHIDPGAEKNAIRDMIRDLSIKAPNPDFEVTSMSGGNQQKVVIGKALMTDPKVLLMDEPSRGIDVGAKADVFRTMRRLAGKGLAILFSTSDLEEVMALSDRIAVLSNGKLVTVLDRSEATEEAIIAASAKGHGHTGKLAS; the protein is encoded by the coding sequence ATGACCATGAGCGAAACGGCAAGCAACGATATCATCCTGCGCCTGGAGGACGTTTCCAAGGTCTATTCCGGCATCGTCGCCGTCAAGCATGCCAATCTCGAGCTGCATCGCGGCGCCGTCAATGTGCTCGTCGGCGAAAACGGCGCCGGCAAGTCTACCCTGATGAAAATCATAGCCGGCGTGGAACGGCCGACCGCCGGCCGCATCCTGCTTGAAGGCGAGGAGGTTTCGTTCGATAACCCCGCCGCCGCACAGGCTCGCGGGATCGGCATGATCTTCCAGGAGCTCAATCTCTTCGCCAACATGACGGTGGCCGAGAACATCTTTGCCACGCGCGAAATCACCCGTGGCGTCTTCGGTATCGATCACAAGGCGCAGGTCGTAAAGGCCAACGAGTTTCTGGATCGGCTCGACGCCGGCATAGACGCCGAAACCATGGTCGAGGATCTGCCGATCGGGCAGCAGCAGCTCGTCGAGATCGCCAAGGCCATCTCGCTCAATGCCCGCATCCTGATCATGGACGAGCCGACATCGGCGCTATCCGCGGCGGAAGTCGACATTCTGTTCAAGGTCATCGCCGAACTGAAGGCTCAGGGTGTCGCGATCGTCTATATCTCGCACCGGCTGGAAGAGCTGATGCGGATCGGCGATTACATCACCGTCCTGCGCGACGGGCAGATCACCGGCCAGGCCATGGTTCGCGATATCGATACGAAATGGATTGTCCGCTCGATGATCGGATCGGACGCAAAGGATTTCGCCAGGGATGGAGGCCATGCGATCGGCAAGGAAGCCTTCCGCGCCGAGGAGATCAGCCTGCCGAGACGCACCGGTGGCCTTGCCGTCGATCATGTCTCGCTGTCGGTGCGCGCCGGCGAAATCCTCGGCATCTACGGCCTGATGGGCGCCGGGCGCAGCGAATTCTTCGAATGCGTGATGGGTCGGCACACGCATTCGACCGGGCGGATCTACATCGACGGCGTGGAAGTTCGCGCGCGCGACACCACCCGGCGCATCCGGCGCGGGCTTGCGCTGATCCCCGAGGATCGGCAGCGCGAAGGACTGGTGCAGGTCCTGTCCATCGCCAGCAACCTGACGCTTGCCAGCCTAGGGCGTTTCGCCCGGCTGCTTTTCCATATCGATCCGGGTGCTGAAAAGAACGCCATTCGCGACATGATTCGCGATCTTTCGATCAAGGCGCCCAATCCCGATTTCGAGGTTACCTCCATGTCCGGCGGCAACCAGCAGAAGGTCGTCATCGGCAAGGCGCTCATGACCGACCCGAAGGTGCTTTTGATGGACGAACCGAGCCGCGGTATCGATGTCGGCGCCAAGGCCGATGTCTTCCGCACCATGCGCCGGCTCGCCGGCAAGGGCCTCGCTATCTTGTTTTCAACCTCGGACCTTGAGGAGGTCATGGCTCTTTCGGACCGCATCGCTGTGCTCAGCAACGGCAAGCTCGTGACCGTTCTCGACAGAAGCGAAGCGACGGAAGAGGCCATTATCGCGGCGTCCGCCAAGGGACATGGACATACAGGGAAACTCGCGTCATGA
- a CDS encoding ABC transporter permease has translation MTADTSSGLAANRSNGSVLLTLMKLRTFIALFAVIIFFAIFAPNFTSTANIILMSKHVALNAFLAMGMTFVIVTGGIDLSVGSIVGLCGMVAGALILNGVELPIGYTVYFNIYEIILITLAVGLSIGLINGLLITKLNVAPFIATLGTLYIARGLALLSSDGQTFPNLVGRPEFDTTGFDVFGAGRLLGLPVSIWILIVLALAAAYVARSTPIGRHIFAVGGNERAARMSGIRVDVVKIFVYMFSGLCAAIVGIVISSELMAAHPATGESFELNAIAAAVLGGTSMSGGRGTIGGTIIGAFVIGILSDGLVMMGVSSFWQMVIKGLVIIIAVVVDQAQRRLQQRVTLMQMAKAG, from the coding sequence ATGACGGCAGATACGTCCTCCGGCCTTGCGGCCAATCGCTCGAACGGTTCCGTTCTCCTGACGCTGATGAAGCTCAGGACCTTCATTGCTCTCTTTGCTGTCATCATCTTCTTTGCGATCTTCGCACCGAATTTCACCTCGACCGCCAACATCATCCTGATGTCGAAGCATGTCGCGCTCAATGCCTTCCTGGCCATGGGCATGACCTTCGTCATCGTCACCGGCGGGATCGACCTTTCGGTCGGCTCGATCGTCGGCCTTTGCGGCATGGTGGCGGGCGCCCTCATCCTGAACGGCGTCGAGTTGCCGATCGGATATACTGTCTATTTCAATATCTACGAGATCATCCTCATCACGCTGGCCGTCGGGCTATCGATCGGGCTCATCAACGGCCTGCTCATCACCAAGCTCAACGTGGCGCCTTTCATCGCCACGCTCGGAACGCTCTATATCGCCCGCGGCCTTGCGCTGCTGTCGTCGGACGGACAGACCTTTCCGAACCTCGTCGGACGGCCGGAATTCGACACGACCGGATTCGACGTCTTCGGCGCCGGCCGCCTGCTCGGCCTTCCCGTTTCCATCTGGATCCTGATCGTGCTGGCGCTCGCCGCCGCCTATGTCGCCCGCTCGACGCCGATCGGCCGGCACATCTTCGCGGTCGGCGGCAACGAGCGCGCCGCGCGCATGTCCGGCATCCGCGTCGATGTGGTCAAGATCTTCGTCTACATGTTCTCAGGCCTCTGTGCGGCCATCGTCGGCATCGTCATTTCGTCGGAGCTGATGGCGGCGCATCCGGCAACTGGCGAAAGCTTCGAGCTGAATGCGATCGCGGCAGCCGTACTCGGCGGCACCTCCATGTCGGGTGGCCGCGGCACCATCGGCGGCACGATCATCGGCGCCTTCGTCATCGGCATTCTTTCGGACGGCCTTGTGATGATGGGCGTATCATCCTTCTGGCAGATGGTCATCAAGGGGTTAGTCATCATCATCGCGGTCGTCGTGGATCAGGCGCAACGCCGTCTCCAGCAGCGCGTAACTCTCATGCAGATGGCAAAGGCAGGCTGA
- a CDS encoding Gfo/Idh/MocA family oxidoreductase has translation MTELKGALIGCGFFAINQMYAWRDVKGASIVAICDRDPERLRIVGDQFGIERRYADAAAMFADGGFDFVDIATTVSSHRALVEMAAAYKIPAICQKPFAKTLSDAKAMVAVCGEAGVPLMVHENFRWQTPIQAVKTALQSGAIGEPFWGRFSFRSGYDVFSGQPYLAEGERFIIEDLGIHTLDVARFILGDAASLSARTKRVNPKIKGEDVATILLDHENGATSIVDVSYASKLATEPFPETLIELDGTQGTIRLSQGYRLEVNGPDGVTVSDASPQLLSWASRPWHNIQESVLAIQQHWTDRLADGGETSTSGADNLKTFALVEAAYESAASRHPVDIGAMLR, from the coding sequence ATGACAGAGCTCAAGGGCGCATTGATCGGTTGCGGCTTCTTCGCGATCAATCAGATGTATGCGTGGCGAGACGTGAAAGGGGCCAGCATCGTCGCGATCTGCGACCGCGATCCGGAGCGGCTGAGGATCGTCGGCGACCAGTTTGGCATCGAGCGCCGCTATGCGGATGCCGCCGCGATGTTTGCCGATGGCGGCTTTGATTTCGTCGATATCGCCACGACGGTGTCAAGCCATCGCGCCTTGGTGGAGATGGCTGCCGCCTATAAGATCCCGGCGATCTGTCAGAAGCCTTTCGCAAAGACGCTGAGCGACGCCAAGGCAATGGTCGCAGTCTGTGGAGAGGCCGGCGTACCGCTGATGGTGCATGAAAACTTCCGCTGGCAGACGCCCATTCAGGCCGTCAAGACCGCCCTCCAGTCGGGCGCGATCGGCGAGCCCTTCTGGGGCCGTTTCTCCTTCCGCTCCGGTTACGACGTTTTCTCGGGCCAGCCATACCTTGCCGAGGGGGAGCGCTTCATCATCGAAGATCTCGGCATCCACACGCTCGATGTCGCCCGCTTCATCCTCGGTGACGCCGCCTCGCTGTCGGCTCGTACAAAACGGGTCAATCCGAAGATCAAGGGCGAGGATGTCGCCACCATCCTGCTCGATCACGAGAATGGCGCGACATCGATCGTCGATGTCAGCTATGCCTCCAAGCTTGCGACCGAGCCCTTCCCGGAAACGCTGATCGAGCTCGACGGTACGCAAGGCACCATTCGCCTCTCGCAAGGCTATCGTCTCGAGGTCAACGGCCCCGATGGCGTCACCGTGTCGGATGCCTCGCCGCAGCTTCTGTCCTGGGCCTCGCGGCCCTGGCACAATATCCAGGAGAGCGTCCTGGCAATCCAGCAGCATTGGACGGATCGCCTTGCCGATGGCGGCGAAACCTCCACCTCAGGCGCAGACAATCTCAAAACTTTCGCGCTTGTCGAGGCCGCCTATGAGAGTGCGGCCAGCAGGCACCCCGTCGATATCGGAGCGATGCTGCGATGA
- a CDS encoding dihydroxyacetone kinase subunit DhaK: MKTKKLINEGAAAVDEMLAGILAAHPRHLRAIDGSLRSIVANHGPRTGKVGLVVGGGSGHEPTFLGFVGKGLADAAAIGNVFASPPPDPIIECAKAVDGGVGVLFLYGNYAGDVMNFDMAAEMLAMDDIEVRTVLTTDDIASAPLTQKERRRGVAGNVFVFKAAGAACDLMYGFDEVERVARWANERTYTMGVALSPCSLPQTRKPNFEIGADEMEIGMGIHGEPGVARGPMRSADEVTNELVGKILDEMKPAHGDRVAVIVNSLGSTPLMELYIMMRKVKMMLDDAGLVLHLSLVGNYCTSLEMAGASITLMHLDDELQRLIDHPCDCAMFRSGEALQ, encoded by the coding sequence GTGAAAACGAAGAAGCTGATCAACGAAGGCGCGGCCGCCGTGGATGAAATGCTGGCCGGAATATTGGCAGCTCATCCGCGCCACCTCCGCGCCATTGACGGATCGCTGCGCTCGATCGTGGCGAACCATGGCCCGCGAACCGGCAAGGTCGGCCTGGTCGTCGGCGGCGGGTCCGGGCACGAGCCGACATTTCTCGGCTTTGTCGGCAAAGGGCTGGCCGATGCCGCCGCCATCGGCAATGTCTTTGCCTCGCCGCCGCCCGATCCGATCATCGAATGCGCCAAGGCGGTCGACGGCGGAGTCGGCGTGCTGTTCCTGTATGGCAACTATGCGGGCGACGTCATGAATTTCGACATGGCGGCGGAAATGCTTGCCATGGACGATATCGAGGTGCGCACCGTGCTGACGACGGACGACATCGCCTCCGCGCCTCTCACGCAGAAGGAGCGCCGCCGCGGCGTTGCCGGCAACGTCTTCGTCTTCAAGGCAGCCGGCGCCGCCTGCGATCTGATGTACGGTTTCGACGAAGTCGAACGAGTGGCGCGCTGGGCGAACGAACGCACCTATACGATGGGCGTCGCGCTCTCGCCTTGCTCCCTGCCGCAGACTCGCAAGCCGAATTTCGAGATCGGCGCCGACGAGATGGAGATCGGCATGGGCATCCATGGCGAGCCGGGCGTGGCCCGCGGGCCGATGCGATCGGCCGATGAGGTGACGAACGAGCTCGTCGGCAAGATCCTCGACGAGATGAAGCCGGCGCATGGTGACCGTGTTGCCGTGATCGTCAATTCATTGGGCTCGACGCCGCTCATGGAACTCTACATCATGATGCGGAAGGTGAAGATGATGCTCGACGATGCGGGCCTCGTCCTCCACCTGTCGCTGGTCGGCAACTATTGCACGTCGCTGGAAATGGCCGGCGCCTCGATCACGCTCATGCATCTGGACGACGAATTGCAGCGGCTGATCGACCATCCCTGCGATTGCGCGATGTTCCGCTCCGGCGAGGCTCTGCAATGA